From the genome of Populus alba chromosome 10, ASM523922v2, whole genome shotgun sequence, one region includes:
- the LOC118060145 gene encoding vacuolar protein sorting-associated protein 36, giving the protein MSTATTSFFEPASVTSSGRPVLHQAEVECHLLSSVDLETEPTTTATTPINSLDFPALKSGLGILTTHRLLWLPSNATTDSSSPISIPLSSVTHIFSPKKSIKSMFHSPRIRFQVSVHSRSVLVTLVIRGKGDIDGFLTKFWDCWRGRAWEIGNDSGGGSSSGSVPASGSVSGGGLYSSDGSVRLVGVSGILRKEQEMWESTDKSLQEAFHDLNALMRKAKEMVILAEKMRQKLLSGSSSQSNSGNDEEMGSKEEMQDWLLSVGIVSPVTKESAGAMYHQQLSRQLADFVRIPLEKAGGMINLIDIYCLFNRARGTELISPEDLLQACSLWEKFDVPVMLRKFDSGVKVIQNKSHSDEEVFARIKNLVSKPEALRSGITASDAAMTLGIAPAMAKEHLLTAESKGLLCRDISPDGFRFFINLFPEINSDDIHMVKDHGIYSLWIKSW; this is encoded by the exons ATGTCCACCGCGACCACCAGTTTTTTCGAACCAGCATCCGTGACCAGCAGCGGCCGTCCAGTCCTCCACCAAGCCGAAGTAGAATGCCACCTCCTCTCATCTGTAGACCTTGAAACCGAACCCACCACCACCGCGACAACCCCCATCAATTCTCTTGATTTTCCTGCATTAAAATCAGGCCTTGGAATCCTCACCACACACCGCCTCCTTTGGCTTCCTTCTAATGCCACGACAGACAGTTCAAGTCCAATATCAATCCCTTTGAGTTCTGTAACTCAtatattttcaccaaaaaaGTCGATCAAGTCAATGTTTCACTCACCCCGGATCCGGTTTCAAGTTTCTGTGCATTCAAGGAGTGTTTTGGTGACTTTAGTGATTAGAGGGAAGGGAGATATTGATGGGTTTTTGACAAAGTTTTGGGATTGTTGGAGAGGAAGGGCTTGGGAGATTGGTAATGATAGTGGCGGTGGGTCAAGTTCGGGGTCTGTTCCGGCTTCTGGGTCGGTTTCGGGTGGTGGGTTATACTCGAGTGATGGGTCAGTGAGGCTGGTGGGTGTGTCTGGGATATTGAGGAAAGAGCAGGAGATGTGGGAAAGTACTGATAAGAGCTTGCAAGAGGCTTTTCATGACTTGAATGCTCTTATG AGAAAGGCCAAAGAAATGGTCATCCTAGCAGAGAAGATGAGGCAGAAGCTTTTGTCTGGATCAAGCTCTCAAAGTAATTCTGGGAATGATGAGGAAATGGGTTCCAAAGAAGAGATGCAAGATTGGCTGTTGAGTGTTGGTATCGTATCCCCAGTAACAAAAGAATCTGCAGGTGCCATGTATCATCAACAACTGTCCCGTCAG TTGGCAGATTTTGTCAGAATTCCCCTAGAGAAAGCTGGAGGAATGATCAATCTTATAGATATCTATTGCCTCTTCAATCGTGCTCGGGGCAcag AATTGATCTCACCTGAGGATTTGTTGCAAGCATGTTCTCTTTGGGAGAAGTTTGATGT TCCAGTAATGCTTCGGAAATTTGATAGTGGAGTGAAGGTCATCCAGAATAAGTCCCATAGTGATGAGGAG GTTTTTGCAAGAATCAAAAACCTTGTATCAAAGCCTGAAGCCCTGCGGTCTGGAATAACTGCTAGTGATGCTGCCATGACATTGGGTATTGCTCCAGCTATGGCCAAGGAGCATCTTCTAACTGCTGAGAGCAAAG GATTGCTGTGCAGGGATATAAGCCCTGATGGATTTCGCTTTTTCATTAACCTCTTTCCTGAAATCAATTCTGATGACATACACAT GGTGAAGGATCATGGGATTTATTCTCTGTGGATAAAAAGTTGGTAG
- the LOC118060144 gene encoding uncharacterized protein produces MEPFFNSRRPRHHKQKGNTAPYNHQGFSANPSLTNSMQPQLGLTNPQIPIPFNNSNTPLRNGQAMPNMPPLINQQHGLVSGPNDLAILQLQNQVNKLNALKMLMNQVNQLQGELFGPGFSNLPQQINQNMGLLQNPMQNMMNPVMPMQMPMTSQVGSFNVPSSSHQVVGAQSPNFFVNQQVKPNQPNFVMPTTGANGSKQLSFENQQMQGNLSATQKNQNFVMPAVGTNGSNPLHVATQQVEGISPASQQSEKFVMPTMAANGPKPLPAATQQVQGNPFTSQQSQNLQPSAYNRWQGNPAKNGQGSTPNSKQGIFSGKNFKNNPKREQSQSGYQKSEFHRMDNGKRKLGFSNKHGGKGKGNERAAKFGRTDPSNQVSEQKRTHIYTEQEIKQWRESRRKHFPTKTNIEKKQTEKLIDSGVIDKEANFRRKQLKEILAKQAELGVEVAEIPPEYMLDSEKLGVEVAETPLSYLLDSEKLGVEAAEIPPHHLLDSEKQEHGREDNRRSLTKKGRFWNKHDRRGRYKRKGRSDMQLGLENGDRKPTLLEKLLCADIKRDKHRLLQVFRFMVANSFFKDWSDKPLKFPSVVVKEDGCKDEPQEGKPSLVGEEESEVPNNTTVEDFGDRDDGDEHDAQVEPGNGSVMGNCDIVDEVHRVEEGEIID; encoded by the exons ATGGAACCTTTCTTCAATTCCCGTCGTCCTAGACACCACAAACAAAAGGGAAACACTGCTCCTTATAATCACCAG GGATTTTCAGCAAATCCTTCTTTAACAAATTCAATGCAACCTCAGCTGGGTTTAACCAATCCTCAAATCCCAATTCcttttaataattcaaatacCCCTTTAAGAAATGGACAAGCCATGCCTAATATGCCACCTTTAATCAATCAACAGCATGGTTTAGTGAGTGGACCTAATGATCTGGCTATCCTTCAGTTACAAAATCAGGTCAACAAGTTGAATGCTTTAAAGATGTTGATGAATCAAGTAAATCAATTGCAAGGAGAGCTGTTTGGTCCTGGTTTCTCCAATTTGCCTcaacaaatcaatcaaaatatgGGTTTGTTGCAAAATCCAATGCAGAATATGATGAACCCTGTTATGCCTATGCAAATGCCAATGACTTCTCAAGTTGGTTCCTTTAATGTCCCTTCCAGTAGTCACCAAGTGGTAGGTGCTCAAAGTCCGAACTTTTTTGTAAATCAACAAGTTAAGCCGAACCAACCAAACTTTGTAATGCCGACAACTGGTGCAAATGGATCGAAACAACTGTCTTTTGAAAATCAGCAAATGCAAGGGAACTTGTCTGCAACACAGAAAAATCAGAACTTTGTAATGCCTGCGGTGGGTACAAATGGGTCGAATCCATTGCATGTTGCAACTCAGCAAGTGGAAGGGATCTCGCCGGCATCACAACAAAGTGAGAAATTTGTAATGCCTACAATGGCTGCAAATGGACCAAAGCCTTTGCCAGCTGCAACTCAGCAAGTGCAAGGGAACCCATTTacatctcagcaaagtcagaactTGCAACCCTCTGCTTACAATAGGTGGCAG GGCAATCCTGCTAAAAATGGCCAGGGTAGTACTCCAAATTCCAAACAAGGAATCTTTTCtggaaaaaacttcaaaaataatcCAAAGAGAGAGCAATCACAATCAGG ATATCAGAAATCCGAGTTCCATCGCATGGATAATGGAAAGAGAAAGCTTGGGTTTTCTAATAAACACGGTGGAAAAG GGAAAGGCAATGAGAGGGCAGCAAAATTTGGTCGCACTGATCCTTCAAACCAAGTTTCGGAACAGAAAAG AACTCATATATACACGGAACAAGAAATCAAACAATGGCGTGAATCACGTAGGAAGCACTTCCCAACAAAAACCAACATAGAGAAG AAGCAGACTGAAAAGCTAATAGACTCTGGGGTCATTGATAAAGAGGCCAACTTTCGTCGCAAG CAACTCAAGGAGATTTTGGCAAAGCAGGCTGAGCTAGGAGTTGAAGTTGCTGAAATACCACCAGAATACATGTTAGATTCGGAGAAGTTAGGAGTTGAAGTTGCAGAAACACCACTGAGCTATCTGTTGGATTCAGAGAAGCTAGGAGTTGAAGCTGCAGAAATACCACCGCACCATCTGTTAGATTCAGAGAAACAAGAGCATGGAAGGGAAGATAACAGAAGGTCCTTGACTAAGAAGGGGAGATTCTGGAACAAGCATGATAGAAGAGGAAGATATAAGAGAAAAGGTCGGTCAGACATGCAGCTTGGATTAGAAAACGGGGATAGGAAGCCAACGCTGTTGGAGAAGCTTCTTTGTGCAGATATAAAGAGGGATAAGCACCGGTTGTTGCAGGTTTTTAGGTTCATGGTGGCGAACTCTTTCTTCAAGGATTGGTCAGATAAGCCTTTGAAGTTTCCTTCGGTAGTGGTTAAAGAAGATGGGTGCAAGGATGAGCCACAGGAAGGAAAACCTTCACTTGTTGGGGAAGAGGAGTCTGAAGTTCCGAACAATACAACAGTTGAAGATTTTGGTGATAGAGATGATGGTGACGAACATGATGCTCAAGTGGAGCCAGGGAATGGTTCTGTCATGGGAAATTGTGATATTGTTGACGAAGTTCATAGGGTTGAAGAAGGAGAAATCATTGACTAA
- the LOC118059808 gene encoding toMV resistant protein Tm-2 netted virescent, translated as MGNWILGNMEHALLDHDNGSRILATTRNEDVANFRRGSSLVHVYRKEPSTQKGAWELFCNKAFRFEFKGQCPKDLEGLSRDIVRRCGGLPLAIVAVSGLLATKEKTILEWKKALRGLGGSAMVSDPYIDNVTNILSLSYGDLPYHLQSCFLYFGMCPEDFPIKLGRIIQLWVAEDLVLEKPDMTLEEVGEEYFIELIRRSLVQVDKVSLKGTPKTCRVHDLVHDVILSKSKEPSLCHVSSSFSTFEGIARHLSISNRGSNTPNSITKSQTRSVIAFNKVNLQKATISVIFAKLKLLTTLDFDNCPIDHLP; from the coding sequence ATGGGAAATTGGATTTTGGGGAACATGGAGCATGCGTTGTTAGATCATGATAATGGCAGTAGAATATTGGCTACAACAAGAAATGAGGATGTTGCTAATTTTCGTAGAGGATCTTCATTGGTTCATGTCTATCGTAAAGAACCTTCAACTCAGAAGGGGGCATGGGAACTCTTCTGCAATAAAGCATTCAGGTTTGAGTTTAAAGGGCAATGTCCAAAAGATCTGGAGGGATTGTCACGCGACATTGTTAGAAGATGTGGAGGATTACCACTAGCAATTGTGGCTGTTAGTGGACTTCTAGCTACCAAAGAAAAGACCATTCTTGAATGGAAAAAAGCTCTTAGAGGCCTTGGTGGTTCTGCAATGGTGAGTGACCCATATATTGATAATGTCACTAACATTCTATCTCTCAGCTACGGTGATCTGCCTTACCACCTCCAatcttgtttcttatattttggcATGTGTCCTGAGGATTTTCCCATTAAACTTGGAAGAATAATTCAACTATGGGTAGCTGAGGATCTTGTACTAGAAAAACCAGACATGACACTAGAGGAGGTTGGAGAAGAATACTTCATTGAACTCATTCGTCGAAGTTTGGTTCAAGTGGATAAAGTTAGTTTGAAAGGAACTCCCAAAACATGTCGTGTTCATGATTTGGTACACGATGTCATTCTTTCCAAGTCAAAGGAGCCGAGTCTCTGCCATGTTTCCAGTAGTTTCTCAACCTTCGAAGGCATAGCGCGACATCTCTCCATAAGCAACAGAGGAAGCAACACTCCAAATAGTATCACCAAGTCTCAAACTCGCTCTGTTATAGCTTTTAACAAAGTAAATCTGCAGAAGGCCACAATCTCAGTAATATTTGCAAAATTAAAGCTTCTGACTACATTAGATTTTGATAACTGTCCAATAGACCACCTTCCCTAA